The following are from one region of the Corylus avellana chromosome ca1, CavTom2PMs-1.0 genome:
- the LOC132171236 gene encoding wall-associated receptor kinase-like 1 has protein sequence MHLLRRMIKQKNIFKRLLKQHLSSHEANVENTKLFNFKDLDKATDHFNVNRILGQGGQGTVYKGMLVDGRIVAVKKCRVIDEGELKEFINEVVILSQINHRNVVKLIGCCLETEVTLLVYEYIPNGTLFQYVNGQIEEFPLTWNMRLRIATEVAGALFYLHSAASSPIYHRDIKSTNILLDEKYRAKVADFGTSRSITVDQTHLTTLVHGTFGYLDPEYFQSSQFTEKSDVYSFGVVLAELLTGEKAISSTRMQESKSLATYFIQSVEENNLFDILDSQVLKEGKKEEIIAVANLAKRCLYLNGKKRPTMKEVAKELEMVQMPQKAHNLQQNYEELEYDRAEMYEPSDAESKSTMSTSSGNVQPLLPYQSA, from the exons ATGCACTTGCTTAG GAGGATGATTAAACAGAAGAACATCTTCAAACGATTGTTAAAACAACACTTGTCTTCACATGAAGCCAATGTTGAGAACAccaaattgtttaattttaaagatTTGGACAAGGCCACTGACCATTTTAATGTGAATAGAATACTTGGCCAGGGAGGACAAGGCACTGTTTACAAAGGTATGTTGGTGGATGGAAGAATCGTTGCTGTGAAAAAGTGCAGAGTAATTGATGAAGGAGAACTCAAAGAATTCATTAATGAAGTTGTCATTCTTTCACAAATTAACCACAGGAATGTGGTTAAGCTGATTGGTTGTTGTTTGGAGACCGAAGTTACTCTTCTAGTTTATGAATACATTCCTAATGGAACGCTTTTCCAATATGTTAACGGACAAATTGAGGAGTTTCCACTAACATGGAATATGCGCTTGCGAATTGCAACTGAAGTAGCAGGAGCTCTCTTTTACTTACACTCAGCAGCTTCCTCGCCCATTTATCATCGGGATATTAAGTCTACAAACATACTCTTAGATGAAAAGTACAGAGCTAAAGTAGCTGATTTTGGGACTTCAAGATCCATCACTGTTGATCAAACTCACTTAACCACACTAGTGCATGGCACTTTTGGATACTTGGACCCTGAGTATTTCCAATCAAGCCAATTTACAGAAAAgagtgatgtttatagtttcGGCGTTGTTCTTGCTGAGCTGTTAACTGGCGAAAAAGCAATCTCTTCAACAAGGATGCAAGAATCCAAAAGTTTAgcgacatatttcattcaatccGTGGAGGAGAACAATTTGTTTGATATTCTTGATAGTCAAGTTTTGAAGGAAGgtaaaaaagaagagatcaTTGCGGTCGCAAACCTTGCAAAAAGGTGCTTGTACTTAAACGGGAAGAAACGGCCTACGATGAAAGAAGTCGCAAAGGAGTTGGAGATGGTACAAATGCCACAAAAAGCTCATAACCTTCAACAAAACTATGAAGAGCTTGAATATGATCGAGCAGAAATGTACGAGCCATCGGATGCTGAATCCAAATCAACAATGTCAACCTCATCCGGAAACGTCCAACCATTATTACCTTACCAATCTGCATGA